In Paenibacillus larvae subsp. larvae, the following proteins share a genomic window:
- a CDS encoding cephalosporin hydroxylase family protein, whose amino-acid sequence MKLNIDLNERKLSIDNGGEQLELDLYTKEAFTYLSDVWLKCGWMNKYAYSFTWFGRPIIQLPEDMIRIQELIYRVQPDVIIETGIAHGGTLIYYSSFCKAMGKGRVIGIDIEIRPHNRQKIENHELFDYITLIEGNSVDSAIVQQVRSLVKDGERVLVILDSNHSKQHVLQELQLYSPLVSADSYIVATDGIMEQLAGAPGIKQDWSWDNPKAAAEQFVQNDPRFVLEEPLFPFNEGNITERITYWPSAYIKRII is encoded by the coding sequence ATGAAGTTAAATATCGACCTGAACGAAAGAAAGTTATCCATTGATAACGGAGGAGAACAGTTGGAGCTGGACTTGTACACCAAAGAAGCGTTCACGTATCTTTCGGACGTTTGGTTGAAATGCGGATGGATGAATAAATACGCATACAGCTTCACCTGGTTTGGCCGGCCTATCATTCAATTGCCCGAAGATATGATTCGCATCCAGGAGCTTATCTATCGTGTCCAACCCGACGTCATCATTGAAACGGGAATCGCACACGGGGGTACCCTCATTTATTACTCCAGCTTTTGCAAGGCGATGGGAAAGGGAAGAGTCATTGGGATTGATATTGAAATCCGCCCGCACAACCGCCAGAAAATCGAAAACCACGAATTGTTTGACTACATTACACTTATTGAAGGAAACTCTGTGGATTCCGCTATCGTACAACAGGTCCGCTCATTAGTGAAAGATGGAGAGCGCGTACTCGTTATCCTTGATTCCAATCATAGCAAGCAGCATGTACTGCAGGAACTGCAGCTTTATTCCCCGCTTGTCTCTGCGGATTCGTATATTGTAGCTACAGACGGTATTATGGAACAACTAGCCGGGGCACCCGGTATAAAACAGGATTGGTCCTGGGATAATCCAAAAGCGGCCGCCGAGCAATTCGTGCAAAACGATCCCAGGTTCGTACTGGAAGAACCCCTTTTTCCGTTCAACGAAGGAAACATTACAGAGCGGATTACGTATTGGCCAAGCGCCTACATTAAAAGAATCATATAG
- the rfbG gene encoding CDP-glucose 4,6-dehydratase, with amino-acid sequence MDREFWKGKKVFITGHTGFKGAWLCLWLYTLGAKPVGYALHPPTNPSLFGLGNLQDIVPTIYADVRDGGRLRQALADADADIVIHMAAQPLVRESYQDPVYTYQTNIMGTVHLLEAVRHLNTKGPTRTKSIINVTTDKCYDNREWIWGYRENDPLGGSDPYSSSKACSELVTAAYRYSYFHPSEYDQHQICLATARAGNVIGGGDWARDRLIPDCIRSFPQGDKITIRHPQSVRPWQHVLEPLGGIYCWHNGLTRKDQFMPRAGTLALHTGMPNR; translated from the coding sequence ATGGATCGGGAGTTCTGGAAAGGAAAAAAGGTATTCATAACCGGTCATACCGGGTTTAAAGGAGCCTGGTTATGCTTATGGCTATACACGCTTGGCGCCAAGCCTGTCGGTTATGCACTGCATCCGCCGACAAATCCCAGCTTGTTCGGGCTCGGAAACTTGCAGGATATCGTCCCTACTATTTACGCGGACGTCAGGGACGGGGGCCGGCTGAGGCAGGCACTTGCAGATGCAGATGCGGATATCGTGATTCATATGGCGGCTCAACCACTAGTTCGGGAATCTTATCAAGACCCTGTTTACACGTATCAAACGAATATAATGGGTACCGTTCACCTGCTGGAAGCGGTTCGTCACCTTAACACCAAAGGACCCACCCGGACAAAGTCCATTATTAATGTCACAACAGACAAGTGCTACGATAACCGGGAATGGATCTGGGGATACCGGGAGAATGATCCTCTTGGGGGTTCCGACCCCTACTCCAGCAGCAAAGCATGTTCCGAGCTTGTCACGGCAGCTTACCGCTATTCCTATTTTCATCCGTCTGAATACGATCAGCATCAAATCTGTCTTGCAACGGCGCGGGCAGGCAACGTTATCGGAGGGGGTGACTGGGCCCGGGACCGGCTTATTCCCGATTGCATCCGAAGTTTCCCCCAAGGAGACAAGATCACAATCCGCCATCCCCAATCTGTCAGACCATGGCAGCATGTACTGGAGCCGCTGGGGGGTATCTACTGCTGGCACAACGGGCTTACGAGGAAGGACCAATTTATGCCCAGAGCTGGAACTTTGGCCCTGCATACAGGGATGCCAAACCGGTAG
- a CDS encoding glycosyltransferase family 2 protein, giving the protein MMNYLLFIGFVNRHDLLERAVRSIEPLWRHTSIVDNSELRTLRTSPLASCVNIIEPPVPLSLSQTMNLLKRKGETNHCDVMMFMHNDAEMPPGMAELFLKKVEQLSQSNVNWRTAIPRCDALTAFNVKAMTEVGLWDTYLPKYFADGDYYRRLNLAGYPQINTEVPILHHNSGASTVKSDASLAAVHNATFSQYLRYYVVKWGGEPGQEAYTAPFNRS; this is encoded by the coding sequence GTGATGAATTATTTGTTGTTCATCGGATTCGTCAACCGCCATGACTTACTGGAACGGGCCGTCCGCAGTATCGAACCATTGTGGCGGCATACTTCCATTGTTGACAATTCCGAGCTACGTACGCTGCGCACAAGCCCGCTCGCTTCTTGTGTAAACATCATTGAGCCTCCCGTCCCTCTTTCACTTAGCCAAACGATGAATTTGCTGAAGCGGAAAGGGGAAACGAACCACTGCGACGTTATGATGTTCATGCATAACGATGCGGAAATGCCCCCTGGTATGGCCGAATTATTTCTGAAAAAGGTAGAGCAGCTTTCTCAGTCTAATGTAAATTGGAGAACCGCTATCCCCCGTTGCGACGCTCTTACCGCCTTTAATGTAAAAGCCATGACCGAAGTCGGCCTGTGGGATACGTACCTGCCCAAATATTTCGCTGATGGCGATTATTACCGCCGTTTGAATTTGGCGGGCTACCCGCAAATCAATACGGAAGTTCCCATCTTGCATCATAACAGCGGTGCCTCTACCGTAAAATCCGATGCTTCACTGGCTGCCGTACACAATGCCACTTTTTCCCAATACCTCCGTTATTATGTAGTCAAGTGGGGCGGAGAACCCGGACAAGAGGCGTATACGGCACCATTTAACCGTTCTTAG
- the rfbF gene encoding glucose-1-phosphate cytidylyltransferase, whose translation MKVVILAGGFGTRISEESHLKPKPMIEIGDKPILWHIMKIYSYYGYHDFIICLGYKSYLIKEYFAHYYLFDSDVTFRLGENESIVHNHAAEPWTVTLVETGRDTMTGGRIKAIQKYVGNEPFMMTYGDGVSDIDIGELVKFHQAHGKLSTVTATQPQGRFGALDVTEDNCVTGFQEKPKGDGGWINAGFFVLQPEVFDYIEGKQTSFEREPLESLARDEQLAAFKHKGFWQPMDTLRDKNYLEQLWNSGQAAWKKW comes from the coding sequence TTGAAGGTCGTCATATTAGCCGGAGGATTCGGAACAAGAATAAGCGAGGAATCCCACTTGAAACCGAAGCCCATGATCGAAATCGGAGATAAGCCGATCCTCTGGCACATTATGAAAATTTACTCTTACTATGGATATCATGACTTCATTATTTGTTTGGGATATAAAAGCTACCTGATAAAAGAGTACTTTGCCCATTATTACTTGTTCGATTCCGACGTAACATTCCGGCTTGGAGAGAACGAGTCTATCGTCCATAATCATGCCGCAGAACCATGGACGGTAACTCTGGTAGAGACGGGCAGAGACACAATGACAGGCGGCCGCATCAAAGCCATTCAAAAATACGTTGGGAACGAGCCGTTCATGATGACTTACGGCGATGGAGTATCCGATATCGATATCGGGGAGCTGGTGAAATTCCATCAAGCCCACGGCAAGCTTTCGACCGTGACGGCAACGCAGCCGCAAGGCAGGTTTGGGGCGCTCGATGTCACGGAGGATAACTGTGTCACCGGTTTCCAAGAGAAACCAAAGGGTGATGGCGGCTGGATTAATGCGGGTTTTTTTGTATTACAGCCCGAAGTATTCGATTATATCGAGGGTAAACAGACAAGCTTTGAGAGAGAGCCTCTTGAAAGCCTGGCCAGGGATGAACAGCTGGCTGCATTCAAACACAAAGGATTTTGGCAACCAATGGACACGCTGCGAGACAAAAACTATCTGGAACAACTGTGGAATTCCGGACAGGCCGCATGGAAGAAATGGTGA
- a CDS encoding class I SAM-dependent methyltransferase, with protein sequence MKTISAKCPVCTDKQTECLLYRAQVPVHQNMICQVQEDAVNIKRGDLAIRICGRCGFVFNEAFDPALMSYDQHYNNSQNYSSVFSGYTGSLAQSIVRQTAGKPETTIIEVGCGKGSFLHQLFDLDDRLTGYGFDPSYDGPEKAFDGRLGFIKDLYGPKYEHIPADIVVCRHVIEHIPDPVGLLSTVRKALRNSPQARVFFETPCVEWIFNHHAVWDFFYEHCSYFSAASLTKAFQQAGFKTEQISHVFNGQYLWLEASLNADNPAKTFDLAGDPLSDTVQVVEAARQYRQQENNTMNRWRELFHLTLAEGPLAIWSAGAKGVTFAQLFDPERTHISCIVDINPNKQGQYLPGTGHPIVHCRDLPDLGIRNVILMNPNYKTEVQHLLADHELPVNLMELE encoded by the coding sequence ATGAAAACCATCTCTGCAAAATGCCCTGTCTGCACTGATAAACAGACAGAATGTTTATTGTATAGAGCGCAAGTTCCCGTTCATCAGAATATGATATGTCAGGTTCAAGAGGATGCCGTTAACATAAAGCGGGGCGACCTGGCCATCCGCATTTGCGGGCGCTGCGGATTCGTGTTTAACGAAGCCTTTGATCCTGCCCTGATGAGCTACGATCAGCATTATAACAATAGCCAGAATTACTCCTCCGTATTTTCCGGTTATACGGGTTCTCTGGCTCAATCTATCGTCAGACAGACAGCGGGTAAACCGGAAACAACGATCATCGAAGTAGGATGCGGAAAGGGAAGTTTCCTTCATCAACTGTTCGACCTCGATGACCGGTTGACGGGATACGGGTTTGACCCGAGTTATGATGGCCCTGAAAAAGCATTCGACGGAAGACTTGGCTTTATCAAAGACCTATATGGGCCCAAATATGAGCATATTCCGGCTGATATTGTGGTCTGCCGTCATGTCATTGAGCATATCCCGGATCCGGTCGGCCTGCTGTCAACTGTTCGAAAAGCGCTCCGGAATTCCCCCCAAGCACGTGTCTTTTTCGAGACGCCCTGTGTAGAGTGGATTTTCAATCATCACGCAGTATGGGATTTTTTCTATGAACACTGTTCTTATTTCTCTGCAGCTTCCCTTACTAAAGCATTTCAGCAGGCAGGCTTCAAAACGGAACAGATAAGCCACGTTTTTAACGGCCAGTATTTATGGTTAGAGGCTTCACTTAATGCAGATAATCCGGCAAAGACGTTTGATTTGGCGGGTGACCCCCTTTCCGATACAGTCCAAGTAGTGGAAGCAGCACGTCAATACCGGCAGCAGGAGAACAACACAATGAACAGATGGCGGGAACTGTTCCATCTGACATTGGCGGAAGGGCCTCTTGCCATATGGAGTGCCGGAGCAAAGGGGGTCACATTTGCCCAATTATTTGACCCCGAAAGAACGCATATCTCCTGTATTGTGGATATAAATCCGAATAAACAAGGACAATATCTTCCGGGTACAGGGCATCCGATCGTGCATTGCCGTGACCTTCCCGATCTGGGGATCCGGAACGTTATCTTAATGAATCCGAATTATAAAACGGAGGTTCAACATTTGCTTGCAGATCATGAACTTCCGGTAAACCTTATGGAGCTGGAGTGA
- a CDS encoding glycosyltransferase family 2 protein, translating to MKYVYGFFYRNSLDLLRLALNSIKPCWNHTVIIDNTSDLALRGESFPQGVQILEPPVPLTFTQSMNYLIRVGEECEADAVIFMHNDVELHPGTIEAYLSALENLVHSDKNWGVLLANGFLLAAMRMEAVKKIGLWDTVWSDIFSDYDYCQRIHIAGYDIVDTYLPLTHHNGGSNTIKKDPLLFSLTQVMGPLWLEIYKAKWGDMQVQEKYRIPYDPSSTTPPPTHWPDYYRDYKTYINEK from the coding sequence ATGAAGTACGTATACGGCTTCTTCTACCGAAACAGCCTCGATTTATTGCGCCTCGCCCTTAACAGCATTAAGCCGTGTTGGAACCATACCGTCATTATTGATAATACTTCTGATCTTGCTTTACGGGGGGAATCTTTTCCGCAGGGAGTGCAAATTCTGGAGCCTCCCGTCCCCCTTACATTCACCCAATCGATGAACTACCTCATTCGTGTTGGTGAAGAGTGTGAAGCCGACGCCGTCATTTTCATGCATAACGATGTTGAATTGCATCCGGGTACAATTGAAGCTTATCTTTCAGCTTTAGAAAACCTTGTGCATTCAGACAAGAATTGGGGTGTCTTGCTGGCGAACGGCTTTTTGCTCGCAGCCATGCGGATGGAAGCCGTGAAAAAAATTGGTTTATGGGATACGGTCTGGTCCGATATTTTCAGTGATTACGATTACTGCCAGCGCATTCATATTGCCGGATACGACATAGTGGACACGTATCTTCCGCTGACCCACCATAACGGCGGAAGCAATACGATTAAAAAAGATCCCCTCCTGTTTTCATTAACCCAGGTGATGGGGCCATTGTGGCTGGAAATTTATAAAGCGAAATGGGGCGACATGCAGGTGCAAGAAAAATACCGTATTCCTTACGACCCCTCTTCTACGACGCCGCCACCGACTCATTGGCCCGATTATTACCGAGATTATAAGACCTATATCAATGAGAAGTAG